One window from the genome of Pelodictyon luteolum DSM 273 encodes:
- the hemE gene encoding uroporphyrinogen decarboxylase: MLKNDLFLRALKRQPCSRTPIWVMRQAGRYLPEYRAIREKTDFLTLCKTPELAMEVTIQPVELMGVDAAIIFSDILVVNEAMGMDVEIIETKGIKLTPPIRSQADINRLIIPEVQDKLGYVLDAIRLTKKVLDNRVPLIGFSGAAWTLFTYAVEGGGSKNYAFAKKMMYREPKMAHMLLSKISAVISEYVCAQVEAGADAIQIFDSWASALSEDDYREFALPYIKENVQAVKAKYPDVPVIVFSKDCNTILSEIADTGCDAVGLGWGIDIKKARTILGDRVCLQGNMDPTVLYGTPEKIKAEAAKVLRQFGQHTAQSGHVFNLGHGILPDVDPANLKLLVEFVKEESAKYH; the protein is encoded by the coding sequence ATGCTCAAAAATGATCTTTTCCTCCGGGCACTGAAGCGCCAGCCATGCTCACGGACCCCCATCTGGGTGATGCGACAGGCCGGCCGTTACCTCCCCGAGTACCGCGCAATCAGGGAAAAAACCGACTTCCTCACCCTCTGCAAGACTCCTGAACTTGCCATGGAGGTCACCATCCAGCCGGTCGAGCTGATGGGCGTCGATGCGGCAATCATCTTCTCGGACATCCTTGTCGTCAACGAGGCTATGGGCATGGACGTTGAGATCATTGAAACCAAGGGCATCAAGCTTACCCCCCCGATCCGTTCACAGGCCGACATCAACCGTCTCATCATCCCCGAGGTACAGGACAAGCTCGGATACGTGCTTGATGCCATCCGCCTCACGAAGAAAGTACTCGACAACCGCGTTCCCCTCATCGGTTTCTCCGGTGCAGCATGGACCCTCTTCACCTACGCTGTCGAAGGCGGCGGATCGAAGAACTACGCGTTCGCCAAGAAAATGATGTACCGTGAGCCGAAAATGGCGCACATGCTCCTCAGCAAGATTTCCGCCGTCATCTCCGAATACGTCTGTGCGCAGGTCGAAGCCGGAGCCGACGCCATCCAGATCTTCGACTCATGGGCCAGCGCCCTGTCCGAGGACGACTACCGCGAGTTCGCGCTTCCCTACATCAAGGAGAACGTGCAGGCGGTGAAGGCCAAGTATCCTGACGTTCCGGTCATCGTCTTCTCGAAGGACTGCAACACCATTCTTTCGGAAATCGCCGACACCGGCTGCGACGCCGTAGGACTCGGCTGGGGTATCGACATCAAGAAAGCCCGCACCATCCTCGGCGACCGCGTCTGCCTGCAGGGCAACATGGACCCGACAGTCCTCTACGGCACGCCCGAGAAGATCAAGGCGGAAGCCGCGAAGGTCCTCCGCCAGTTCGGCCAGCACACCGCTCAGTCCGGCCACGTCTTCAACCTCGGCCACGGCATCCTGCCCGACGTCGACCCGGCCAACCTGAAGCTGCTCGTCGAGTTCGTCAAGGAAGAGAGCGCAAAGTACCACTAA
- a CDS encoding CoB--CoM heterodisulfide reductase iron-sulfur subunit B family protein, with amino-acid sequence MKRYAYYLSCINESMTKEVDRSIALWQKDLGIELVHLHESTCCGGSNLDYVSPKHFALVNARNIAHAEKMGLDLVVSCNTCLMTIRSAKKKLDASPELRAEVNEILKKEGLEYRGTSEVRHLLWVLIDDVGLEAIKSKVKVPLSKYRIAPFYGCHILRPSTVLGKDNPLDPSSLDQLIEALGGKTIPYRHKNRCCGFHTLLVAEEESLSVAAEALGEAIEEKADFIVTPCPLCHTVLDGYQSKALKQAHIHSSIPVFHLSEMVGLALGYSPKELGIKRHIVS; translated from the coding sequence ATGAAGAGATACGCATATTACCTGAGCTGCATCAATGAGTCCATGACCAAGGAGGTTGACCGCTCGATTGCACTCTGGCAGAAGGACCTCGGCATCGAGCTTGTGCACCTGCACGAGAGCACCTGCTGCGGCGGGAGCAACCTCGACTATGTCAGTCCGAAGCACTTTGCGCTGGTCAACGCGCGCAACATCGCCCATGCCGAGAAGATGGGCCTCGACCTCGTGGTCTCCTGCAATACCTGTCTCATGACCATCCGCAGCGCCAAGAAGAAACTTGATGCCTCGCCGGAACTGAGGGCGGAGGTCAATGAGATCCTGAAAAAAGAGGGGCTGGAATACCGCGGCACCTCCGAAGTCCGCCACCTGCTCTGGGTACTTATCGACGACGTCGGCCTGGAGGCCATCAAGTCAAAGGTGAAGGTGCCGCTTTCGAAGTACCGCATCGCGCCGTTCTACGGCTGCCATATCCTGCGCCCTTCGACGGTACTCGGCAAGGACAACCCGCTCGATCCTTCCTCGCTCGACCAGCTTATCGAGGCACTCGGCGGCAAGACCATTCCCTACCGCCATAAGAACCGCTGTTGCGGATTCCACACTCTGCTCGTCGCAGAGGAGGAATCGCTCAGCGTTGCAGCCGAGGCGCTCGGGGAAGCCATCGAAGAGAAGGCGGACTTCATCGTCACCCCCTGTCCGCTCTGCCACACGGTGCTCGATGGCTACCAGTCGAAAGCCCTCAAGCAGGCCCATATCCACAGCTCCATTCCGGTGTTTCACCTGTCGGAGATGGTCGGTCTTGCGCTCGGCTACAGCCCGAAGGAACTCGGCATCAAGCGCCATATCGTCAGCTGA
- a CDS encoding succinate dehydrogenase/fumarate reductase iron-sulfur subunit: MTVTSEQHIEGKRDVTFRVFRLNPQVDSKPYFDDYTIPVERGITVLRALNYIKENIDASVSYRVFCQAGICGSCGMRINGISKLACTTQVWDELPKCREAGIIKIEPLRNLPLLKDLIVDMDPLVGKMKHYRNWVESSMPEPEMGKKEFLVSEEEFSRYDKATDCILCASCVSECSILRANKEYVSPAVLLKSYRMNVDTRDSLHDVRLAELVQDHGVWDCTHCYRCQETCVKNIPIMEAIHGIREDAIECRGLKDSAGAKHAEAFMSDIEKKGKLVEATLPFRTNGVAWTVKNLLPMAVKMIMKRRTPPPPPLVKSSKGMKQFREEFREMTEHVKDDHKTHNK, translated from the coding sequence ATGACTGTCACAAGCGAACAGCATATCGAAGGCAAGCGGGATGTCACCTTCCGGGTGTTCAGGCTGAACCCCCAGGTTGACAGCAAGCCTTATTTCGATGACTATACCATCCCGGTCGAACGGGGTATCACGGTGCTTCGTGCGCTGAACTACATCAAGGAGAACATCGATGCCTCCGTCAGCTACCGGGTGTTCTGCCAGGCAGGCATCTGCGGTTCCTGCGGCATGCGCATCAACGGCATTTCCAAGCTCGCCTGCACCACCCAGGTATGGGACGAGCTCCCCAAGTGCCGGGAAGCGGGCATCATCAAGATCGAGCCGCTGCGCAACCTGCCGCTTCTCAAGGATCTCATCGTCGATATGGATCCGCTTGTCGGCAAGATGAAGCACTACCGGAACTGGGTTGAGTCGAGCATGCCGGAACCAGAGATGGGGAAGAAAGAGTTTCTCGTCTCCGAAGAGGAGTTCTCGCGTTACGACAAGGCCACCGACTGCATCCTCTGCGCCTCCTGCGTCTCGGAGTGCAGCATCCTTCGTGCCAACAAGGAGTACGTTTCGCCTGCAGTGCTCCTGAAGTCGTACCGCATGAACGTCGACACGCGCGACAGTCTCCATGATGTCCGCCTCGCCGAACTGGTGCAGGATCACGGCGTGTGGGACTGCACCCACTGCTACCGCTGCCAGGAGACCTGCGTGAAAAATATCCCGATCATGGAAGCCATCCACGGCATCCGAGAAGATGCCATCGAGTGCCGCGGTCTGAAAGACAGTGCCGGCGCGAAGCATGCCGAGGCGTTCATGTCCGATATCGAGAAGAAGGGCAAGCTGGTCGAGGCAACCCTGCCGTTCCGCACCAATGGCGTTGCATGGACGGTGAAGAACCTCCTGCCGATGGCCGTGAAAATGATCATGAAACGCCGCACGCCGCCTCCGCCGCCGCTCGTCAAATCGTCGAAAGGCATGAAGCAGTTCCGCGAGGAGTTCCGTGAGATGACTGAGCATGTGAAAGATGATCACAAGACCCATAATAAATAA
- a CDS encoding FAD-dependent oxidoreductase, protein MKPFDIIIVGGGGAGLYAAMEAMKTNPSLNIAVLSKVYPNRSHTSAAQGGANAALGNTAKDDSVELHIFDTIKGSDYLADQDAAEVLCTEAPKIIRELDNMGTPWSRLDDKTIAQRPFGGAGRPRCCYCADKTGHTILQTLYEQCLKKGVVFFNEYLALNLSVKGSRSKGLIAMDIKTGKIEAFTARTVIFATGGYAKMYWNRSSNALGNTGDGQAIAYRAGIPLKDMEFVQFHPTGLRKSGLLVTEGARGEGGYLVNSLGERFMSRYAPEKMELGPRDLVSRSIETEILQGRGFDSPAGKYIHLDLTHLGADLIRQRLPQIREMSMYFEGVDPIEEPIPVRPTAHYSMGGIDTDNQGRTVMEGVYAAGECACVSVHGANRLGGNSLLDILVFGRIAGHTAAEEARSFEPGNITDAELKEHADEIRSYMQPSGHYERYGALREELGHTLGTNVGIYREASLLRKGIEDIAALRERFKKVRVFDSSDVFNTNLLQVLELRNMLDLSETVAAGAYAREESRGSHTRTDFPTRDDGKWHKHTMATLVDGRLELGEKPVTMGRYELQERTY, encoded by the coding sequence ATGAAACCATTTGATATCATTATCGTCGGAGGGGGGGGCGCCGGGCTCTACGCTGCCATGGAAGCGATGAAGACGAATCCGTCGCTGAACATCGCCGTGCTCTCGAAGGTCTATCCCAACCGGTCCCACACTTCTGCGGCTCAGGGTGGCGCCAATGCCGCTCTCGGCAACACCGCCAAGGATGACTCGGTCGAACTGCATATTTTCGACACCATCAAGGGAAGCGATTACCTCGCCGACCAGGATGCAGCGGAAGTGCTCTGCACCGAGGCCCCGAAAATCATCCGCGAGCTCGACAACATGGGAACCCCCTGGTCGCGCCTCGACGACAAGACCATCGCCCAGCGCCCCTTTGGCGGCGCAGGCCGTCCCCGCTGCTGCTACTGCGCAGACAAGACTGGCCACACGATTCTGCAGACCCTCTACGAACAGTGCCTGAAGAAAGGCGTGGTGTTTTTCAACGAGTACCTCGCACTCAACCTGTCCGTGAAGGGCAGCCGCTCCAAGGGGCTCATCGCCATGGACATCAAGACCGGCAAGATCGAGGCGTTTACCGCAAGGACCGTGATCTTCGCCACCGGCGGCTATGCCAAGATGTATTGGAACCGTTCCAGCAATGCCCTCGGCAACACCGGTGATGGCCAGGCCATCGCCTACCGCGCAGGCATCCCGCTGAAAGACATGGAGTTCGTCCAGTTCCACCCGACCGGACTGCGCAAGAGCGGCCTGCTCGTCACCGAGGGTGCGCGCGGCGAGGGCGGTTACCTCGTCAACAGCCTCGGCGAGCGGTTCATGTCGCGTTATGCACCTGAAAAGATGGAGCTCGGACCGAGGGATCTCGTCTCCCGTTCCATCGAAACCGAAATTCTCCAGGGCCGCGGCTTCGACAGCCCTGCCGGCAAATACATCCACCTTGACCTTACCCATCTCGGTGCCGACCTCATCCGCCAGCGCCTTCCCCAGATCCGTGAGATGTCGATGTACTTCGAGGGTGTCGATCCGATCGAGGAGCCCATTCCCGTCCGCCCGACGGCCCACTACTCAATGGGCGGCATTGATACCGACAATCAGGGCCGTACCGTGATGGAGGGCGTCTACGCCGCCGGCGAATGCGCCTGCGTATCCGTCCACGGCGCCAACCGCCTCGGCGGCAACTCCCTGCTCGACATCCTCGTCTTCGGCCGCATCGCAGGCCATACCGCAGCCGAGGAGGCCCGCAGCTTCGAACCCGGCAATATCACCGACGCCGAACTGAAGGAGCATGCCGACGAGATCCGCAGCTACATGCAGCCTTCTGGCCACTATGAGCGCTACGGCGCACTCCGTGAAGAGCTTGGCCATACTCTCGGCACCAACGTCGGCATCTACCGCGAGGCCTCGCTCCTCCGGAAGGGCATCGAGGACATCGCCGCCCTGAGGGAGCGCTTCAAGAAGGTCAGGGTGTTTGACTCCAGCGACGTGTTCAACACCAACCTGCTTCAGGTCCTCGAGCTCCGTAACATGCTCGACCTCTCCGAAACCGTCGCAGCCGGCGCCTATGCCCGTGAAGAGAGCCGCGGTTCACATACCCGTACCGACTTCCCGACGAGGGACGACGGGAAATGGCACAAGCATACGATGGCGACCCTTGTCGACGGCAGGTTGGAGCTCGGCGAAAAGCCGGTGACGATGGGCCGTTATGAACTCCAGGAAAGAACTTATTAA